In a genomic window of Phragmites australis chromosome 14, lpPhrAust1.1, whole genome shotgun sequence:
- the LOC133891447 gene encoding uncharacterized protein LOC133891447 isoform X1, producing the protein MGYAPTVKVATAAAAAAVLAAAGVRFMGPAAAAFVADGLPRAQAVAGTWLTPPYLYLVINAIIISIAVSSRFQQSSRPSASGSVAAAAGAEESEHVGIEPTATLQVPAPVVAVPVVAVRAAEAVAVEEPVMKVNTAAPALAGEEEFSISRSTWTPRRWGAELEVEADAENEVAPFADLTNSKEKPLVSSRFSRKAAKQSPEGSRALRVARPRREETLESTWKAITEGRGPPLARHLKKSDTWDTRPGRRPSGGGGSGEVESLALAAAMRKAETLNDGRSKAPAPVRREPSLGQDELNRRVEAFINKFNMEMRLQRQESLKHYNDMLGRGSQY; encoded by the exons ATGGGGTACGCGCCGACGGTGAAGGTGGCGACGGCGGCCGCGGCTGCggcggtgctggcggcggcgggggtgcGGTTCATGgggcccgcggcggcggcgttcgTGGCGGACGGGCTGCCGCGCGCGCAGGCTGTGGCGGGCACGTGGCTCACGCCGCCGTACCTGTACCTCGTCATCAACGCCATCATCATCTCCATCGCCGTGTCATCGCGCTTCCAGCAGAGTAGCCGCCCGTCGGCCTCCGgctccgtcgccgccgccgccggagcggAGGAGTCGGAGCACGTGGGGATAGAGCCGACGGCCACGTTGCAGGTGCCTGCGCCGGTTGTCGCGGTGCCCGTGGTGGCAGTGCGGGCCGCCGAGGCCGTTGCCGTTGAGGAGCCGGTGATGAAGGTGAACACAGCGGCGCCTGCGCTAGCGGGTGAGGAGGAGTTTTCCATTTCGAGGTCGACATGGACGCCACGACGGTGGGGTGCGGAgctggaggtggaggcggatgcAGAGAATGAGGTGGCGCCGTTCGCGGACCTGACGAACTCGAAGGAAAAGCCGCTGGTGTCATCTAGGTTCAGCCGGAAGGCGGCCAAGCAAAGCCCCGAAG GGAGCAGGGCTCTGCGGGTGGCGCGGCCGCGGAGGGAGGAAACGCTGGAGAGCACGTGGAAGGCCATCACGGAGGGGCGGGGGCCGCCGCTGGCGCGGCACCTCAAGAAGTCCGACACCTGGGACACCCGCCCCGGGCGCCGCccttccggcggcggcggcagcggggaGGTCGAGTCCCTCGCCTTAGCGGCGGCGATGCGGAAGGCGGAGACGTTAAACGACGGGCGGAGCaaggcgccggcgccggtgcgGCGGGAGCCGTCGCTGGGGCAGGACGAGCTGAACCGGCGGGTGGAGGCGTTCATCAACAAGTTCAACATGGAGATGCGGCTGCAGCGGCAGGAGTCGCTCAAGCACTACAACGACATGCTCGGCAGGGGCAGCCAGTACTGA
- the LOC133891447 gene encoding uncharacterized protein LOC133891447 isoform X2, with amino-acid sequence MGYAPTVKVATAAAAAAVLAAAGVRFMGPAAAAFVADGLPRAQAVAGTWLTPPYLYLVINAIIISIAVSSRFQQSSRPSASGSVAAAAGAEESEHVGIEPTATLQVPAPVVAVPVVAVRAAEAVAVEEPVMKVNTAAPALAGEEEFSISRSTWTPRRWGAELEVEADAENEVAPFADLTNSKEKPLVSSRFSRKAAKQSPEALQGAGLCGWRGRGGRKRWRARGRPSRRGGGRRWRGTSRSPTPGTPAPGAALPAAAAAGRSSPSP; translated from the exons ATGGGGTACGCGCCGACGGTGAAGGTGGCGACGGCGGCCGCGGCTGCggcggtgctggcggcggcgggggtgcGGTTCATGgggcccgcggcggcggcgttcgTGGCGGACGGGCTGCCGCGCGCGCAGGCTGTGGCGGGCACGTGGCTCACGCCGCCGTACCTGTACCTCGTCATCAACGCCATCATCATCTCCATCGCCGTGTCATCGCGCTTCCAGCAGAGTAGCCGCCCGTCGGCCTCCGgctccgtcgccgccgccgccggagcggAGGAGTCGGAGCACGTGGGGATAGAGCCGACGGCCACGTTGCAGGTGCCTGCGCCGGTTGTCGCGGTGCCCGTGGTGGCAGTGCGGGCCGCCGAGGCCGTTGCCGTTGAGGAGCCGGTGATGAAGGTGAACACAGCGGCGCCTGCGCTAGCGGGTGAGGAGGAGTTTTCCATTTCGAGGTCGACATGGACGCCACGACGGTGGGGTGCGGAgctggaggtggaggcggatgcAGAGAATGAGGTGGCGCCGTTCGCGGACCTGACGAACTCGAAGGAAAAGCCGCTGGTGTCATCTAGGTTCAGCCGGAAGGCGGCCAAGCAAAGCCCCGAAG CATTGCAGGGAGCAGGGCTCTGCGGGTGGCGCGGCCGCGGAGGGAGGAAACGCTGGAGAGCACGTGGAAGGCCATCACGGAGGGGCGGGGGCCGCCGCTGGCGCGGCACCTCAAGAAGTCCGACACCTGGGACACCCGCCCCGGGCGCCGCccttccggcggcggcggcagcggggaGGTCGAGTCCCTCGCCTTAG